The following nucleotide sequence is from Micromonospora sp. WMMD1120.
AAGCCCTCGGGAGGCTCGCTGAGCGCCAGCACAGTCGGCCCCGCCCCACTGACCACGGCCGCCACACCAGCCGCTCGCAACTCGCTGACCAGGGACGATGTGCCCGGCATGCCGGCCGCGCGGTAATCCTGGTGCAGCCGGTCGACGGTGGCCGGCAGCAGCAGCGTCGGGTCGGCCGTGAGCGCGTGCACCAGCAGCGCCGCCCGCCCGGCGGTCAACGCGGCGTCGCCGTGCGGCACCGTGGCCGGCAACGCGGCCCGCGCGGTCGCCGTCAATCCGCGTTCCGCCGGGACGAAGACAGTGGGTCGCACCCCGTCGGCGACCGGCAGCGACACCGCCCGCGCGCCGGCCAGCTCCGACCAGGCCACCGTGAAGCCGCCGAGCAGACACGGGGCCACGTTGTCGGGGTGCCCCTCGATCTCGGCGGCCAGCCGGAGCGCGTCGGCGTCGGTCAGCCGCTGCTCTCCGTCGGTGACCAGGGCACGGGCCAGCAGCACCCCGGCGACGATCGCGGCGGACGAGGACCCCAGCCCGCGCGCCTGCGGGATCCGGTTGACGCACTCCACCCGCAGCCCGCCGGGGTGACCACCCAGCCTGTCGAACGCGGCGCGCATGGCGTGCACCACCAGGTGGCGGTCGTCGTCGGGCAACTCGCCGGCGCCCTGACCGGTCACCGTCACCTGCACACCGGCGGGCGCCACCTCGGCCGCCACGTCGTCGTAGAGCCCGAGGGCGAGACCCAGCGCGTCGAAACCCGGACCGAGGTTGGCGCTGGTCGCGGGAGTCCGGACCCGGACCGGCCCGGCGGTGAAGTTCGTCGGCACGCGCTCATGCTAGGGCTCGGCGGCGACGCCCAGGTGCCGCGCCCCGCTGGCTGGGACCGTCCGGCTCAGCCGGCCGGGTCGGGCACCGGCTCGCCGACCGGGTCGGTGAGCGAGAGCCGGCGGGTCGCGATCCGCCAGCCGACCGCGTACACCAGGGTGATCAGGCCGCAGCCGGCGAGCACCACCCGTTCGTCCACGACGTCCACCACCAGGGCGACAGCCAGTTGGCTCACCGAGATGGCCAGCGTCGCGAGCATCATGTCGGTGGCGAAGACCCGCCCGCGCAACCGGTCCGGCACCTCGCCCTGGAGGGCGAAGTTCGACATCACCCAGTTGCTGCCACCGGCGAAGTGCGCCACGAAGACCAGCAGCAGCACCAGCGGGAACCAGCGCACCACCGACGTGCCCAGATAGGACAGTCCGTAGAGCGACATGGACAGCGCGAGCCCGGGCAGCAGCCAGGCCCGGTTGGTCAACACCCGACGCATCAGGATCGGGCCCACCAGCGCCCCCGCGCCGCGCACCGCGAAGAGCAGACCTGCGCCGAGCGGACCCACCCCGTACACACCGGCCAGCAGCGGGAACACGGTCAGCACGCCGTTGCCCAGGCCCACCGCCGACTTGACGGTGACCAGGGCGAGCACCCGGGGACGGTGACCGATGTAGCCGAGCGCCTCCCCGACGGCCGCCCAGGTCCGCTGGGCCGGTCGATCGGTGTCCCTCGGCGCCTGGAGGGGCCGGCGGATCCGCGTGGCGAGGCCCGCCGCCAGCGCCAGGCCCGCCGCCGCCACCCAGAAGCAGGCGTACGGGCCGGCGGCGGTGCTGAGGACGCCGCCGAGCGAGGCGCCGACCACTGTCATCGTCCCCCAGGCCGAGCCGGCGACGGCGTTGCCGGCGGCCAACTCGTGCGGCTCCAACACGTTCGGCAGCGCGGCCTGGGCGGCGGGCGAGTAGAAGGCCTTCGCGACCGCCACCACGGCGATGGCGGCCAGCGCCAGCCACGCCGTGCCGGCGTCCCGCACCCCGAGCAGCAGCAACACACCCACCAGCGCGGCGACGTTCGCCGCGATCATCACCTTCCGGCGGTCGAACCGGTCGGCGATGGTGCCGGTGTACGGCAGCAGCAACGCCACCACGCCGGTGTCCACCGCCAGCACCAGGGCGCCCCACACCCCGCTGCCGGTCAACTGGGGCAGCAGCACCAGCAGGGGCACCATGACGAACCAGTCCGCGCCGAAGACCACCAGTTCGGCGAGGAAGAGGTTGCGGAAGCTCCGATTGCCGGTCAGGACCGAGAGGGTGGACGTCACGCAGCGGGACCCTACCCGGTCGGTGTTGCGCCCACACCCGCTCCCAGCAGCATCGAGACCGCGACGACGGGAAGGGGAACACCCCCGGCAGACCGGTGCCGGGGGCGTTCCGTGCGGTGGTTCGACCTATTCGGTCGGCTCCGCCGGGGGCAGCGGGGAGGTACGGCTGCGGGGCAGCCGCAGCACCTCGAACTGGTCGGTGCCCTCCACCAGGGCCGCCGACGGCGCCGACTGCGTACCGTCGGCAGCCGCCGGGGCGGGCGCGCCGCTCGGCACCGCGACCTGGTTGGGGGTCGCCACCTCCTCGGTCTCCGGCGCCGTCGTCTCCGGGTCGCCGGAGCGCCGCCGGGCACGCCGCGCCCGCAACGACTCCTTGGTGTGCTCCACCATCGTGTAGAGCGTCGGCACCAGGATCAACGTGAGCAGCGTCGAGCTGAGCAGACCGCCGATCACCACGACTGCCAGCGGCTGGGAGATGAAGCCACCCTCGCCGGTCAACCCGAGCGCCATCGGCAGCAGCGCGAAGATCGTCGCCACCGCCGTCATCAGGATGGGGCGCAGACGACGCCGGCCACCCTCGACCACCGCCTCCCGGACCCCCATGCCCCGCGCCCGGTACTGGTTGATCAGGTCGAGCAGCACGATCGCGTTCGTCACCACGATGCCGACGAGCATCAGCACACCGA
It contains:
- the thrB gene encoding homoserine kinase codes for the protein MPTNFTAGPVRVRTPATSANLGPGFDALGLALGLYDDVAAEVAPAGVQVTVTGQGAGELPDDDRHLVVHAMRAAFDRLGGHPGGLRVECVNRIPQARGLGSSSAAIVAGVLLARALVTDGEQRLTDADALRLAAEIEGHPDNVAPCLLGGFTVAWSELAGARAVSLPVADGVRPTVFVPAERGLTATARAALPATVPHGDAALTAGRAALLVHALTADPTLLLPATVDRLHQDYRAAGMPGTSSLVSELRAAGVAAVVSGAGPTVLALSEPPEGFPVGTDWQIWKLPIDVSGARVARGRLGHAERDPVAAGRKS
- a CDS encoding MFS transporter, with the protein product MTSTLSVLTGNRSFRNLFLAELVVFGADWFVMVPLLVLLPQLTGSGVWGALVLAVDTGVVALLLPYTGTIADRFDRRKVMIAANVAALVGVLLLLGVRDAGTAWLALAAIAVVAVAKAFYSPAAQAALPNVLEPHELAAGNAVAGSAWGTMTVVGASLGGVLSTAAGPYACFWVAAAGLALAAGLATRIRRPLQAPRDTDRPAQRTWAAVGEALGYIGHRPRVLALVTVKSAVGLGNGVLTVFPLLAGVYGVGPLGAGLLFAVRGAGALVGPILMRRVLTNRAWLLPGLALSMSLYGLSYLGTSVVRWFPLVLLLVFVAHFAGGSNWVMSNFALQGEVPDRLRGRVFATDMMLATLAISVSQLAVALVVDVVDERVVLAGCGLITLVYAVGWRIATRRLSLTDPVGEPVPDPAG